In Campylobacterota bacterium, one DNA window encodes the following:
- the miaA gene encoding tRNA (adenosine(37)-N6)-dimethylallyltransferase MiaA, which yields MLNNRIIVITGPTGSGKTALSEKIAQRLNNIEVINADVGQFYKPLSVGTAKPDLAKQPFRSHLFDVLDEPEDLDVAAYRDRVKVLIRDIYGRGNVPVVVGGSLFYIKALFFEPHHHVGEVNGSVGPKNPCKLEVHESGNWDLLRDIDPCRAAKIHPNDVYRINRALELWRKTGRLPSEFVPQFNPLCDAFIVYLGCEKDYLRSRLKQRTDEMLSHGWLEEVEGIRGTKWEAFVRRKKLIGYVQLLDFIEGTLCENLDEVSKTIFEKTWQYAKRQRIFWDKFEDDLLEGLSGKGDHDTIISRLSISGDLWISAMVDDIEGYINKYDLQVRDNSELF from the coding sequence ATGCTCAATAATCGCATCATTGTAATAACAGGACCCACCGGTTCGGGAAAAACAGCGCTATCGGAGAAGATTGCCCAGCGACTAAATAATATAGAAGTCATCAATGCTGACGTTGGCCAATTTTATAAGCCATTGAGTGTTGGGACTGCTAAGCCTGATTTGGCAAAGCAGCCTTTTAGGAGTCATTTGTTTGATGTTTTAGATGAACCCGAAGACCTTGATGTTGCCGCCTACCGCGATCGCGTTAAGGTACTGATACGTGACATTTACGGTCGCGGGAATGTGCCGGTTGTTGTTGGCGGCTCTCTTTTTTATATCAAGGCTCTCTTTTTTGAGCCACACCATCATGTCGGTGAGGTAAATGGCTCTGTTGGTCCAAAAAATCCCTGCAAGCTTGAGGTCCATGAATCTGGCAATTGGGATTTATTACGTGATATAGATCCCTGTCGCGCAGCAAAGATTCATCCAAATGATGTGTATCGGATTAATCGGGCGCTAGAGTTGTGGCGCAAAACAGGTCGTTTGCCGTCTGAGTTTGTTCCTCAGTTTAATCCCCTGTGTGACGCTTTTATTGTATACCTCGGTTGTGAAAAAGATTATTTACGAAGTCGACTTAAACAAAGAACCGATGAGATGCTTAGTCATGGTTGGCTTGAGGAGGTCGAGGGGATTCGCGGTACAAAGTGGGAAGCATTTGTCCGGAGAAAAAAGCTTATAGGATATGTGCAACTTCTTGATTTCATCGAAGGTACATTGTGTGAAAATCTGGATGAGGTTAGTAAAACAATTTTTGAAAAAACATGGCAATATGCAAAAAGACAAAGAATATTTTGGGATAAATTTGAAGATGATCTCCTGGAGGGTCTATCTGGCAAAGGTGATCATGATACGATTATTAGCAGGCTATCTATATCGGGTGATTTATGGATAAGCGCCATGGTTGATGATATTGAGGGGTATATTAATAAATATGACCTGCAGGTTCGTGATAATAGTGAATTGTTTTGA